The proteins below come from a single Microbacterium sp. SLBN-154 genomic window:
- a CDS encoding DNA/RNA non-specific endonuclease has translation MSGYDAGFLGVGVPLPVSSRVGRLLDYPRFSVLLDAERRLASVTGVNIDGERLLDLPRTGDWRLDPRVPAAEQTGPEVYARNDLDRGHLVRRRDPGWGTPAEARDATEATFFYTNAAPQAADFNQSRELWLGLEDHVLAFAEASDQRISVFTAPIFGDEDPPYRGVRVPLRFYKVAAWLGRTGLEAAGFVLDQSELVDTREGVVAVDRLGAFRTFQVPISDIAAATDLEFGPLVGADVLGPAGARAEGWRELTGIADIRWSRV, from the coding sequence ATGAGCGGCTACGACGCGGGATTCCTGGGCGTCGGGGTTCCGCTGCCCGTGTCGTCTCGGGTCGGACGGCTGCTCGACTACCCGCGGTTCAGCGTGCTGCTCGATGCGGAGCGACGGCTCGCCTCGGTCACGGGCGTGAACATCGACGGGGAGAGACTGCTCGACCTGCCGAGGACGGGGGACTGGCGCCTCGACCCGCGGGTGCCCGCTGCGGAGCAGACCGGTCCGGAGGTGTACGCCCGCAACGATCTCGACCGAGGACACCTGGTGCGTCGGCGGGATCCGGGCTGGGGCACGCCTGCCGAGGCACGGGATGCCACGGAGGCGACGTTCTTCTACACGAACGCCGCGCCTCAGGCGGCTGACTTCAACCAGTCCAGGGAGCTGTGGCTGGGTCTGGAGGATCATGTGCTGGCTTTCGCCGAGGCGTCCGATCAGCGGATCAGCGTGTTCACGGCGCCCATCTTCGGCGACGAGGATCCGCCGTATCGAGGTGTCCGGGTGCCGCTGCGGTTCTACAAGGTCGCCGCGTGGCTCGGTCGTACGGGGCTCGAGGCGGCGGGATTCGTGCTGGACCAGTCGGAGCTGGTCGACACCCGCGAGGGCGTCGTCGCGGTGGACCGTCTCGGGGCGTTTCGGACATTCCAGGTGCCGATCAGCGATATCGCCGCGGCCACAGACCTGGAGTTCGGTCCGTTGGTCGGAGCGGACGTTCTGGGACCGGCGGGTGCGCGGGCGGAAGGGTGGCGCGAGCTCACCGGGATCGCGGATATCCGGTGGAGTCGGGTGTAA